The following proteins are co-located in the Macadamia integrifolia cultivar HAES 741 chromosome 3, SCU_Mint_v3, whole genome shotgun sequence genome:
- the LOC122072937 gene encoding rust resistance kinase Lr10-like has translation MAYNPLFSCGPISKPNYFEPVPASVIFPVDSIVGTHFNCTRAIPAGALRGLQNASCLGCLGQDPNNVCYYAPGLQAAYQNCETYDMYTKRDFNVSAEKDLRGYLQRGFEMRYTKPTECRGCEATGGRCGVNPSSSTESFVCFCPSTIHSFNCSDGLLVELDGAPMKGQTQKLAIGLGIGLGAGLILFIGIVGYFHFKKRWNKNNQGEFDGEDDEALRFYLEGDKTIPASIETFLENYTLGRPTRFSYKQLKRYTNNFAHRLGQGGHGSVFKGKLPSGLFVAVKLLNDTDQSEAQFVNEVRVIGQIRHNHLVRLLGYCIEHSRKVLVYEFMENGSLDKYIHVGDSQKTEEKLSWSQLHDIAVGTAKGIMYLHEDCRSRIIHCDIKPHNILLDRNFRPKVSDFGLALVMNRDKSHVSISHGAGTPGYAPPEMWWMNCGMVSEKSDVYSFGMVMLEVAGRRRNLVTDVSSSSEKYFSEWVFLHNAVNPSNSGEERGIVKRMELVALLCIQFEQSKRPSMRRVIEMLEGDVVIEIPPAPFNPHTLSNI, from the exons ATGGCCTACAACCCTCTCTTCAGCTGCGGGCCCATCTCCAAGCCCAACTACTTCGAACCCGTCCCAGCATCCGTCATCTTCCCGGTGGATTCAATCGTGGGCACACACTTCAACTGCACCCGCGCAATCCCTGCGGGGGCACTGCGGGGGCTCCAAAATGCCTCATGCCTGGGCTGCCTCGGTCAGGATCCCAACAACGTGTGCTATTATGCGCCGGGTCTGCAGGCAGCGTACCAGAATTGCGAGACCTATGACATGTACACCAAGAGGGATTTTAATGTGAGCGCCGAGAAAGATCTAAGGGGCTACCTGCAGCGAGGTTTTGAGATGAGGTACACCAAACCCACAGAGTGCCGTGGGTGTGAAGCCACCGGTGGTAGGTGCGGTGTCAACCCTTCTTCTTCGACGGAGTCCTTTGTTTGCTTTTGCCCCTCTACCATCCACTCTTTCAACTGCTCCGACG GGCTGCTGGTTGAGCTTGATGGAGCACCAATGAAGGGCCAGACTCAGAAACTGGCTATTGGTCTAG GTATAGGGTTGGGAGCAGGATTAATATTGTTCATAGGCATTGTGGGCTATTTTCACTTCAAAAAAAGGTGGAACAAGAATAATCAAGGTGAGTTTGATGGTGAGGATGATGAAGCACTAAGGTTCTACCTTGAAGGAGATAAAACAATTCCAGCTTCTATAGAGACTTTCTTGGAGAATTATACGCTAGGAAGGCCTACTAGGTTCTCGTACAAGCAGCTCAAGAGATACACCAACAACTTCGCTCACAGGCTTGGTCAAGGAGGCCATGGTTCTGTCTTCAAAGGGAAACTCCCCAGCGGCTTATTTGTTGCTGTTAAGCTTCTCAATGACACTGATCAGAGTGAGGCTCAATTCGTCAATGAGGTTAGAGTCATTGGCCAAATCCGCCATAACCATCTGGTTCGACTTCTGGGCTACTGCATTGAACATTCTAGGAAGGTTCTTGTTTATGAATTCATGGAGAATGGATCTCTTGACAAATACATCCATGTAGGGGATAGCCAAAAGACAGAAGAGAAGTTAAGTTGGAGTCAACTTCATGACATTGCAGTTGGAACAGCAAAGGGGATAATGTATCTTCATGAGGATTGTAGATCTAGAATAATACATTGTGACATTAAGCCTCATAATATCCTCTTGGACCGAAATTTCCGACCAAAGGTGTCAGATTTCGGTTTGGCGCTAGTCATGAATAGGGATAAGAGTCATGTCTCTATCAGCCATGGGGCTGGGACACCAGGATATGCTCCCCCAGAAATGTGGTGGATGAACTGTGGAATGGTATCAGAGAAATCTGATGTTTATAGCTTTGGGATGGTAATGTTGGAGGTGGCaggaaggagaaggaatctTGTGACTGATGTTAGTAGTTCCAGTGAGAAGTACTTCTCTGAGTGGGTCTTCTTGCACAATGCAGTAAATCCAAGCAATAGTGGTGAGGAACGAGGGATCGTCAAGAGGATGGAGCTGGTAGCCTTATTGTGTATTCAATTTGAGCAGTCCAAGAGGCCTTCCATGAGAAGAGTAATTGAAATGTTAGAGGGGGATGTGGTGATTGAGATTCCTCCAGCACCATTCAATCCACATACCTTATCAAACATTTGA